The Nitrospinota bacterium nucleotide sequence ATAGTCGAAGGGAAGATAGGCGAGGGTGGGAGAGTAATAGTTACTTCCGGGGATGGGAATATCCGGTTTGAAGAGGAGGTAGCCACCACGGCATGCGTCTAGGCTGTTTGACGGATATGTTCTACCTTCATGCAGAGGTTTTGTACCACATCAATGCCGGCGGATGAGATCATTTTTGCAGCTTCGTTATTGATTACTCCTATTTGGAACCATACCGCCTTCGGTTTGTTCTTCATGGAAAGGATCTCGCCAGCCAGCGCAGGGAGCGTGGACGGTTTTCTGAATATGTCGATTACGTCGACCTCAAACGGGATATCCGCCAGTGTGTGGTAGCATCGCTCACCGAGGATCTCATCAGCCGTCGGATTCACCGGAACTAT carries:
- a CDS encoding CoA-binding protein, which gives rise to MSDEENDSCEFPGHPNDPELIKKVITSYKTIAVVGISKKQERDSHMVAAYMQKNGYRIVPVNPTADEILGERCYHTLADIPFEVDVIDIFRKPSTLPALAGEILSMKNKPKAVWFQIGVINNEAAKMISSAGIDVVQNLCMKVEHIRQTA